A window from Pseudomonas sp. Tri1 encodes these proteins:
- a CDS encoding alpha/beta hydrolase — MFKPKALALTLAMTCSLFGGAAHAAAQQPSVVIVHGAFADGSDWGKVVPLLQAEGIKVTVVQNPLTSLADDVAATQRVLNNQENDVVLVGHSWGGTVISEAGTDKKVRSLVYVAAFAPDAGQASKDLGKDYPAPSGVKDIAADKNGFLYMTAEGMATGFAQDLSAQQTAVMAATQGPIRASAFDDKTSAAAWKGKPSWYVVAKEDRMIQPDLQRAFAKKIGAKVTEIDASHVPQQSRPADVAKVIIQAVQKSQ, encoded by the coding sequence ATGTTCAAACCCAAGGCCCTTGCCCTCACACTCGCCATGACCTGCTCATTGTTCGGTGGCGCGGCCCATGCCGCGGCGCAGCAACCTTCTGTCGTCATCGTCCATGGCGCTTTCGCCGACGGGTCCGACTGGGGCAAAGTCGTCCCGCTGCTGCAGGCGGAAGGCATCAAGGTCACCGTGGTTCAAAACCCGCTGACCTCGCTGGCTGACGATGTCGCCGCCACGCAGCGTGTACTGAACAACCAGGAGAACGACGTCGTATTGGTCGGCCATTCCTGGGGCGGTACCGTCATCAGCGAGGCTGGCACCGACAAGAAAGTACGCAGCCTGGTGTACGTCGCCGCGTTCGCTCCGGATGCCGGTCAAGCCAGTAAAGACCTGGGCAAGGACTACCCTGCTCCGTCCGGCGTGAAAGACATCGCCGCCGACAAAAACGGTTTCTTGTACATGACCGCCGAGGGCATGGCCACCGGTTTTGCCCAGGACCTTTCCGCACAGCAAACCGCGGTAATGGCGGCGACGCAAGGGCCGATCCGCGCCTCGGCATTCGATGACAAAACCAGCGCCGCCGCCTGGAAAGGCAAGCCATCCTGGTACGTCGTGGCCAAGGAAGACCGGATGATCCAGCCTGATCTGCAGCGGGCTTTCGCCAAGAAGATCGGTGCCAAGGTCACCGAAATCGACGCCAGCCACGTGCCGCAACAATCGCGCCCGGCCGATGTTGCAAAAGTCATCATCCAGGCTGTTCAGAAGAGCCAGTAA
- a CDS encoding HD domain-containing phosphohydrolase has protein sequence MSAGDCIELEDAILALSMVGDLSMGQPFDQSRRTARLVQMLAQACNGAGEHTEIGRQVALLRWSGCTANAQGFTRLLGDDVEGRNAMLTHTLSAAGQRAMRRSTPLAQIHCEVSGDIAHTLGLRSEVEHGLRHVFEQYDGEGRPFGLRHPQVPEVVYQVLLAGDLEILSRSHGLEVALQWISSKRDRRYPAALASEMLKHAEGWLDQLRTPQSVDPRETTAQVPLTLVGDVIDLKLPWLSGYSRCSSELVREAARLSGLSASAVDHLGQAALIHGIGRAAVPNRVWNIAGALLEGDLEQVRLVPYWTSRACGQIPALAVSGQIAAHAYERLDGSGYFRSLSGDALQSEHLLLAAALAWQALLSERPWRPAFSHDDAARLLLDESDRGRFDRRACEAVIAAARGDTTMTACKPGGSLLSERETEILRRISAGGSNKEVARQLGISPSTVRTHVESVFRKLQCTTRAAATLKALTLRLI, from the coding sequence ATGTCGGCAGGTGACTGTATCGAATTGGAAGACGCGATCCTGGCGTTGTCCATGGTGGGTGACCTGAGCATGGGCCAGCCGTTCGATCAGTCGCGCCGCACCGCCCGCTTGGTGCAAATGCTCGCGCAGGCGTGCAACGGTGCTGGCGAGCACACCGAGATCGGACGCCAGGTGGCCTTGCTGCGCTGGTCAGGGTGCACCGCCAATGCGCAGGGTTTCACCCGACTGCTGGGCGATGACGTCGAGGGCCGCAACGCGATGCTGACGCATACCCTCAGTGCGGCGGGCCAGCGAGCGATGCGCAGGTCCACGCCGCTGGCACAGATTCATTGCGAGGTGTCCGGTGATATCGCCCATACATTGGGCTTGAGAAGCGAAGTCGAACACGGGCTGCGTCATGTGTTCGAGCAATACGACGGGGAGGGGAGGCCGTTCGGCCTGCGTCATCCGCAGGTGCCTGAGGTGGTTTATCAGGTGTTGCTGGCAGGGGATCTGGAAATTCTGTCCCGCAGTCACGGTCTGGAGGTGGCATTACAGTGGATCAGCAGCAAGCGTGACCGACGTTATCCAGCAGCGCTCGCCAGCGAAATGTTGAAACACGCTGAGGGCTGGTTGGATCAACTGCGGACGCCACAGTCTGTTGATCCACGGGAAACCACCGCACAGGTGCCGCTGACCCTGGTCGGCGATGTGATCGACCTCAAGCTCCCGTGGCTGTCGGGATATTCGCGCTGCTCCTCAGAACTGGTGCGCGAGGCCGCCAGGCTTTCCGGCCTGTCGGCATCGGCCGTTGACCATCTCGGCCAAGCGGCGCTCATCCATGGCATTGGCCGCGCGGCAGTGCCCAATCGAGTCTGGAACATTGCGGGAGCGTTATTGGAGGGCGATCTTGAGCAAGTGCGGTTGGTGCCTTACTGGACGTCGCGGGCCTGCGGCCAGATACCGGCGCTGGCAGTGTCGGGGCAGATAGCGGCTCACGCGTACGAGCGACTGGATGGCAGTGGTTACTTTCGCAGTCTCAGCGGTGACGCGCTGCAAAGCGAACACCTCTTGCTTGCCGCAGCCCTGGCTTGGCAAGCGTTGCTGAGCGAGCGACCGTGGCGACCGGCCTTCAGTCATGACGATGCCGCCCGCTTGTTGCTGGACGAGTCGGACCGGGGACGCTTTGACCGACGCGCCTGTGAGGCGGTCATCGCGGCGGCGCGCGGGGACACAACGATGACCGCCTGCAAGCCTGGCGGTAGCCTGCTTTCGGAGCGTGAAACCGAAATTCTACGGCGCATCAGCGCAGGGGGAAGCAACAAGGAAGTGGCGCGTCAACTGGGCATCAGTCCGAGCACGGTCCGTACCCATGTGGAAAGCGTGTTTCGTAAACTTCAATGCACCACCCGTGCGGCTGCGACCCTCAAAGCTCTGACGCTAAGGTTGATTTGA